A region of the Desulforegula conservatrix Mb1Pa genome:
TGTTCATGCACAAGCCCAAGAAGGTGTTATGGCATGGGATTTTTAAAAGATTCAAAGTTCAAAAAAGCATACTTCACAGCCCTTGACATAAAAAAGTCCTCAAAATGGCTTACCAAGCTTGATGGCCCGAGTTCTCCAGCAAAAAAAATAAATATTGATGGAGAAGAATTTTATTCTATAAATTCTTGTCAAAACCATGCTTGTGACACGGACAATATCATTATTCTCTATTCTCCAACATCAGGTAAATTATTCGGAAAGCTTTCTGAAAATGAGCGCATAAGGCTAATAGGTTCACCACAAGGCAAAGTATTAGAGCAAATAGATAAACTATATGGTGATAGATTTTTAAAAACATCTAAATAAGAATTTGGCAAGAGCATAACTTCTACTTGGTAGAAGTTGCTTTTATTATCTAACAAGTCGCCCAAGCTGACGCCGACACGCACCGATTTCACCAGCAAGGCAGCGGCGGCGCAGCTTAGCTCACCGTTGGGCAAGCACCTATCCCTATAGTTTTTCTTTGCTTTAAATCACTCTCAATGGTACTTTTAAAGATACAATTAGGAGGTGTTCTATGGGCAAGCTAATGGAAATTATTCCGGTAAGTGATTTGAGGCAAGATGCTGCAAAAATTTTAAAGCATCTTCAAGATTCAAATTCTCCATTAATAATAACGCAAAGGGGTCGAGCTGCGGCTGTCATGATTAGCGTTGAGGCCTACAACCAGTCTGAGCACGACAAAGAGCTTCTACGCATTTTAGCAAAAGGAGAGATGGAAATTGAATTGGGAAATGGTAGCGATCTTGATGCCGTAATGGCTGAGGCGGATGCGCTACTTGCTCAGGAGCCATTGTGAAAGTCAAGTTTACCCCTTCAGCCAGAACTCAATTTTTGTCTGCGCTTGCTTATATCCGTAGAGATAAGCCATCTGCGGCGATAAGCTTTAGAAATTTGGCGGAATCTGTTTTGAAGAGGCTTGAAGACTTTCCCGAATCGGGCAGGATTATACCAGAATTCCCTGCATTATCTTTCAGAGAAGTCATTGTGTCTCCATACCGTTTTTTTTATAAAATCCAAGGTGATGTAGTCTGGATCGTTGGGGTATGGCATGGCGCGCAAATCCCGCATAGACCATTGCCTTAATGCCCAACAAGTCGCCCAAGCCGACGCCGACACGCACCGATTTTTTCAGTAAAGCAGCGGCGGCGCGGCTTAGCTCACCGTTAGCCAATAAATATCACGAAAGGGAAACCCTCTTGATAGAACTTCAAACTTCCTTGAGACTGTTTTTTTGGGGAGGAATTCTATGCTTAGTAGATGCAACGATTCAAAAGTCATCAGAATTAGGATATGCCTTTAGATTTGATATATTTAATGACTCGATTGGTATGGCTCTATTCATATACGGGTTATT
Encoded here:
- a CDS encoding type II toxin-antitoxin system Phd/YefM family antitoxin, whose translation is MGKLMEIIPVSDLRQDAAKILKHLQDSNSPLIITQRGRAAAVMISVEAYNQSEHDKELLRILAKGEMEIELGNGSDLDAVMAEADALLAQEPL
- a CDS encoding Ivy family c-type lysozyme inhibitor: MGFLKDSKFKKAYFTALDIKKSSKWLTKLDGPSSPAKKINIDGEEFYSINSCQNHACDTDNIIILYSPTSGKLFGKLSENERIRLIGSPQGKVLEQIDKLYGDRFLKTSK
- a CDS encoding type II toxin-antitoxin system RelE/ParE family toxin gives rise to the protein MKVKFTPSARTQFLSALAYIRRDKPSAAISFRNLAESVLKRLEDFPESGRIIPEFPALSFREVIVSPYRFFYKIQGDVVWIVGVWHGAQIPHRPLP